A stretch of the Equus quagga isolate Etosha38 chromosome 9, UCLA_HA_Equagga_1.0, whole genome shotgun sequence genome encodes the following:
- the RFXANK gene encoding DNA-binding protein RFXANK isoform X1: MEPTQPAEDLNLTQQTPTPEFGDPEDPGDEAPDGSDTVVLSLFPCTPECGNPEPDAGASSPQGPWRAAVWSLAQNIAQAEEKCTPWASGRVEEVDGGWWGSSLKHSTTLTNRQRGNEVSALPATLDSLSIHQLAAQGELSQLKEHLRKGDNLINKPDERGFTPLIWASAFGEIETVRFLLEWGADPHILAKERESALSLASTGGYTDIVGLLLERDVDINIYDWNGGTPLLYAVRGNHVKCVEALLARGADLTTEADSGYTPMDLAVALGYRKVQQAIENHILKLFQSNLVPTDPE; this comes from the exons ATGGAGCCCACCCAGCCTGCAGAGGACCTCAACCTGACCCAGCAGACCCCCACCCCAGAATTTGGAGACCCTGAAGACCCTGGGGATGAGGCCCCCGATGGCTCCGACACTGTAGTCCTCAGTCTCTTCCCCTGTACTCCGGAGTGTGGGAATCCTGAGCCCGATGCTGGCGCCTCCTCACCTCAGG GCCCCTGGAGAGCAGCGGTTTGGTCTCTTGCCCAGAACATTGCCCAAGCGGAGGAGAAATGCACACCCTGGGCATCCGGGAGAGTGGAAGAagtggatggtggatggtggg GCAGCTCCCTCAAGCACTCCACGACCCTCACCAACCGGCAGCGGGGGAACGAGGTCTCAGCCCTCCCGGCCACCCTGGACT ccctGTCCATCCACCAGCTTGCAGCCCAGGGGGAGCTGAGCCAGCTGAAGGAGCATCTGAGGaaag GCGACAACCTCATCAACAAGCCGGACGAGCGCGGCTTCACTCCCCTCATCTGGGCCTCGGCCTTCGGAGAAATTGAGACCGTCCGCTTCTTGCTCGAGTGG GGTGCTGACCCCCACATCCTAGCCAAGGAGCGGGAGAGTGCCCTGTCACTGGCCAGCACAGGTGGCTACACGGACATCGTGGGGCTGCTACTCGAGCGTGACGTGGACATCAACATCTACGACTGG AATGGAGGGACGCCACTGCTGTACGCCGTGCGTGGGAACCATGTTAAGTGTGTCGAGGCCTTGCTGG CCCGAGGAGCTGATCTCACCACCGAGGCTGACTCTGGCTACACCCCGATGGACCTCGCTGTGGCCCTGGGATACCGGAAAG TGCAACAAGCGATCGAGAACCACATCCTTAAACTCTTCCAGAGCAACCTGGTACCCACCGATCCCGAGTGA
- the RFXANK gene encoding DNA-binding protein RFXANK isoform X3, whose protein sequence is MEPTQPAEDLNLTQQTPTPEFGDPEDPGDEAPDGSDTVVLSLFPCTPECGNPEPDAGASSPQAGSSLKHSTTLTNRQRGNEVSALPATLDSLSIHQLAAQGELSQLKEHLRKGDNLINKPDERGFTPLIWASAFGEIETVRFLLEWGADPHILAKERESALSLASTGGYTDIVGLLLERDVDINIYDWNGGTPLLYAVRGNHVKCVEALLARGADLTTEADSGYTPMDLAVALGYRKVQQAIENHILKLFQSNLVPTDPE, encoded by the exons ATGGAGCCCACCCAGCCTGCAGAGGACCTCAACCTGACCCAGCAGACCCCCACCCCAGAATTTGGAGACCCTGAAGACCCTGGGGATGAGGCCCCCGATGGCTCCGACACTGTAGTCCTCAGTCTCTTCCCCTGTACTCCGGAGTGTGGGAATCCTGAGCCCGATGCTGGCGCCTCCTCACCTCAGG caGGCAGCTCCCTCAAGCACTCCACGACCCTCACCAACCGGCAGCGGGGGAACGAGGTCTCAGCCCTCCCGGCCACCCTGGACT ccctGTCCATCCACCAGCTTGCAGCCCAGGGGGAGCTGAGCCAGCTGAAGGAGCATCTGAGGaaag GCGACAACCTCATCAACAAGCCGGACGAGCGCGGCTTCACTCCCCTCATCTGGGCCTCGGCCTTCGGAGAAATTGAGACCGTCCGCTTCTTGCTCGAGTGG GGTGCTGACCCCCACATCCTAGCCAAGGAGCGGGAGAGTGCCCTGTCACTGGCCAGCACAGGTGGCTACACGGACATCGTGGGGCTGCTACTCGAGCGTGACGTGGACATCAACATCTACGACTGG AATGGAGGGACGCCACTGCTGTACGCCGTGCGTGGGAACCATGTTAAGTGTGTCGAGGCCTTGCTGG CCCGAGGAGCTGATCTCACCACCGAGGCTGACTCTGGCTACACCCCGATGGACCTCGCTGTGGCCCTGGGATACCGGAAAG TGCAACAAGCGATCGAGAACCACATCCTTAAACTCTTCCAGAGCAACCTGGTACCCACCGATCCCGAGTGA
- the RFXANK gene encoding DNA-binding protein RFXANK isoform X5 has protein sequence MEPTQPAEDLNLTQQTPTPEFGDPEDPGDEAPDGSDTVVLSLFPCTPECGNPEPDAGASSPQGSSLKHSTTLTNRQRGNEVSALPATLDSLSIHQLAAQGELSQLKEHLRKGDNLINKPDERGFTPLIWASAFGEIETVRFLLEWGADPHILAKERESALSLASTGGYTDIVGLLLERDVDINIYDWNGGTPLLYAVRGNHVKCVEALLARGADLTTEADSGYTPMDLAVALGYRKVQQAIENHILKLFQSNLVPTDPE, from the exons ATGGAGCCCACCCAGCCTGCAGAGGACCTCAACCTGACCCAGCAGACCCCCACCCCAGAATTTGGAGACCCTGAAGACCCTGGGGATGAGGCCCCCGATGGCTCCGACACTGTAGTCCTCAGTCTCTTCCCCTGTACTCCGGAGTGTGGGAATCCTGAGCCCGATGCTGGCGCCTCCTCACCTCAGG GCAGCTCCCTCAAGCACTCCACGACCCTCACCAACCGGCAGCGGGGGAACGAGGTCTCAGCCCTCCCGGCCACCCTGGACT ccctGTCCATCCACCAGCTTGCAGCCCAGGGGGAGCTGAGCCAGCTGAAGGAGCATCTGAGGaaag GCGACAACCTCATCAACAAGCCGGACGAGCGCGGCTTCACTCCCCTCATCTGGGCCTCGGCCTTCGGAGAAATTGAGACCGTCCGCTTCTTGCTCGAGTGG GGTGCTGACCCCCACATCCTAGCCAAGGAGCGGGAGAGTGCCCTGTCACTGGCCAGCACAGGTGGCTACACGGACATCGTGGGGCTGCTACTCGAGCGTGACGTGGACATCAACATCTACGACTGG AATGGAGGGACGCCACTGCTGTACGCCGTGCGTGGGAACCATGTTAAGTGTGTCGAGGCCTTGCTGG CCCGAGGAGCTGATCTCACCACCGAGGCTGACTCTGGCTACACCCCGATGGACCTCGCTGTGGCCCTGGGATACCGGAAAG TGCAACAAGCGATCGAGAACCACATCCTTAAACTCTTCCAGAGCAACCTGGTACCCACCGATCCCGAGTGA
- the RFXANK gene encoding DNA-binding protein RFXANK isoform X2: MEPTQPAEDLNLTQQTPTPEFGDPEDPGDEAPDGSDTVVLSLFPCTPECGNPEPDAGASSPQGPWRAAVWSLAQNIAQAEEKCTPWASGRVEEVDGGWWGSSLKHSTTLTNRQRGNEVSALPATLDSLSIHQLAAQGELSQLKEHLRKGDNLINKPDERGFTPLIWASAFGEIETVRFLLEWGADPHILAKERESALSLASTGGYTDIVGLLLERDVDINIYDWPEELISPPRLTLATPRWTSLWPWDTGKCNKRSRTTSLNSSRATWYPPIPSEGHLPGTQTFRERNG; this comes from the exons ATGGAGCCCACCCAGCCTGCAGAGGACCTCAACCTGACCCAGCAGACCCCCACCCCAGAATTTGGAGACCCTGAAGACCCTGGGGATGAGGCCCCCGATGGCTCCGACACTGTAGTCCTCAGTCTCTTCCCCTGTACTCCGGAGTGTGGGAATCCTGAGCCCGATGCTGGCGCCTCCTCACCTCAGG GCCCCTGGAGAGCAGCGGTTTGGTCTCTTGCCCAGAACATTGCCCAAGCGGAGGAGAAATGCACACCCTGGGCATCCGGGAGAGTGGAAGAagtggatggtggatggtggg GCAGCTCCCTCAAGCACTCCACGACCCTCACCAACCGGCAGCGGGGGAACGAGGTCTCAGCCCTCCCGGCCACCCTGGACT ccctGTCCATCCACCAGCTTGCAGCCCAGGGGGAGCTGAGCCAGCTGAAGGAGCATCTGAGGaaag GCGACAACCTCATCAACAAGCCGGACGAGCGCGGCTTCACTCCCCTCATCTGGGCCTCGGCCTTCGGAGAAATTGAGACCGTCCGCTTCTTGCTCGAGTGG GGTGCTGACCCCCACATCCTAGCCAAGGAGCGGGAGAGTGCCCTGTCACTGGCCAGCACAGGTGGCTACACGGACATCGTGGGGCTGCTACTCGAGCGTGACGTGGACATCAACATCTACGACTGG CCCGAGGAGCTGATCTCACCACCGAGGCTGACTCTGGCTACACCCCGATGGACCTCGCTGTGGCCCTGGGATACCGGAAAG TGCAACAAGCGATCGAGAACCACATCCTTAAACTCTTCCAGAGCAACCTGGTACCCACCGATCCCGAGTGAAGGCCACCTGCCGGGGACTCAGACATTCAGGGAACGAAACGGTTGA
- the RFXANK gene encoding DNA-binding protein RFXANK isoform X4 yields MEPTQPAEDLNLTQQTPTPEFGDPEDPGDEAPDGSDTVVLSLFPCTPECGNPEPDAGASSPQGPWRAAVWSLAQNIAQAEEKCTPWASGRVEEVDGGWWGSSLKHSTTLTNRQRGNEVSALPATLDSLSIHQLAAQGELSQLKEHLRKGDNLINKPDERGFTPLIWASAFGEIETVRFLLEWGADPHILAKERESALSLASTGGYTDIVGLLLERDVDINIYDWPEELISPPRLTLATPRWTSLWPWDTGKSNLVPTDPE; encoded by the exons ATGGAGCCCACCCAGCCTGCAGAGGACCTCAACCTGACCCAGCAGACCCCCACCCCAGAATTTGGAGACCCTGAAGACCCTGGGGATGAGGCCCCCGATGGCTCCGACACTGTAGTCCTCAGTCTCTTCCCCTGTACTCCGGAGTGTGGGAATCCTGAGCCCGATGCTGGCGCCTCCTCACCTCAGG GCCCCTGGAGAGCAGCGGTTTGGTCTCTTGCCCAGAACATTGCCCAAGCGGAGGAGAAATGCACACCCTGGGCATCCGGGAGAGTGGAAGAagtggatggtggatggtggg GCAGCTCCCTCAAGCACTCCACGACCCTCACCAACCGGCAGCGGGGGAACGAGGTCTCAGCCCTCCCGGCCACCCTGGACT ccctGTCCATCCACCAGCTTGCAGCCCAGGGGGAGCTGAGCCAGCTGAAGGAGCATCTGAGGaaag GCGACAACCTCATCAACAAGCCGGACGAGCGCGGCTTCACTCCCCTCATCTGGGCCTCGGCCTTCGGAGAAATTGAGACCGTCCGCTTCTTGCTCGAGTGG GGTGCTGACCCCCACATCCTAGCCAAGGAGCGGGAGAGTGCCCTGTCACTGGCCAGCACAGGTGGCTACACGGACATCGTGGGGCTGCTACTCGAGCGTGACGTGGACATCAACATCTACGACTGG CCCGAGGAGCTGATCTCACCACCGAGGCTGACTCTGGCTACACCCCGATGGACCTCGCTGTGGCCCTGGGATACCGGAAAG AGCAACCTGGTACCCACCGATCCCGAGTGA
- the NR2C2AP gene encoding nuclear receptor 2C2-associated protein isoform X1 yields the protein MPCGAQMTHSLVCPDTVSRVSSVLNRNTRQFGKKHLFDQDEETCWNSDQGPSQWVILEFPHRVCVSQLQIQFQGGFSSRRGCLEGSQGSEALGKIVDFYPEDNNSLQTFPVPAADVDRLKVTFEDATDFFGRVVIYHLRVLGEKDRQKVGHGLTEGCGGTGQPAASPWGRTGASQPWNLDGGSTRTGKRMPLPEHSWEDRGPHPRNLNFP from the exons ATGCCCTGTGGAGCCCAGATGACCCACTCTTTGGTTTGTCCAGACACAGTGAGTAG GGTGAGTTCGGTGCTGAATCGCAACACGAGGCAGTTTGGAAAGAAGCACCTGTTCGACCAGGATGAGGAGACGTGCTGGAACTCGGACCAG GGCCCCTCCCAGTGGGTGATACTGGAGTTTCCCCATCGCGTCTGTGTCTCCCAGCTGCAGATCCAGTTCCAGGGGGGCTTCTCCAGTCGCCGGGGCTGCCTGGAAG GCTCCCAGGGGAGTGAGGCTCTTGGCAAGATTGTGGACTTCTACCCGGAGGACAACAACTCACTTCAG ACCTTCCCTGTGCCAGCTGCTGACGTAGACCGGCTGAAGGTGACGTTTGAGGATGCCACTGACTTTTTTGGCCGTGTGGTCATCTACCACCTGCGGGTGCTGGGGGAGAAG GACAGGCAGAAGGTGGGCCATGGACTGACTGAGGGCTGCGGAGGCACAGGCCAACCTGCAGCCTCCCCTTGGGGGCGAACTGGGgcctcccagccctggaatcTGGATGGAGGATCCACTCGCACTGGGAAACGCATGCCACTCCCAGAGCACAGCTGGGAAGACAGAGGCCCCCATCCCAGAAACCTCAACTTCCCCTAA
- the NR2C2AP gene encoding nuclear receptor 2C2-associated protein isoform X2, which yields MPCGAQMTHSLVCPDTVSRVSSVLNRNTRQFGKKHLFDQDEETCWNSDQGPSQWVILEFPHRVCVSQLQIQFQGGFSSRRGCLEGSQGSEALGKIVDFYPEDNNSLQTFPVPAADVDRLKVTFEDATDFFGRVVIYHLRVLGEKV from the exons ATGCCCTGTGGAGCCCAGATGACCCACTCTTTGGTTTGTCCAGACACAGTGAGTAG GGTGAGTTCGGTGCTGAATCGCAACACGAGGCAGTTTGGAAAGAAGCACCTGTTCGACCAGGATGAGGAGACGTGCTGGAACTCGGACCAG GGCCCCTCCCAGTGGGTGATACTGGAGTTTCCCCATCGCGTCTGTGTCTCCCAGCTGCAGATCCAGTTCCAGGGGGGCTTCTCCAGTCGCCGGGGCTGCCTGGAAG GCTCCCAGGGGAGTGAGGCTCTTGGCAAGATTGTGGACTTCTACCCGGAGGACAACAACTCACTTCAG ACCTTCCCTGTGCCAGCTGCTGACGTAGACCGGCTGAAGGTGACGTTTGAGGATGCCACTGACTTTTTTGGCCGTGTGGTCATCTACCACCTGCGGGTGCTGGGGGAGAAGGTATGA